AGGTAACAGATGGGGATGTAGAGGAATACGCAAAGCCTTATCTTAATGAAAATGTTCCAACAATTGAAGAAGCATACCAAGGAGCAATGGATATAATTGCAGAGGATATATCTGATGACGCTGATATAAGAAAATACATAAGAAGTTTTACGTGGAATAACGGAATTATAGTGACACAGGCATTAAAAGAGGAGAGGTCTCCTTATGAGATGTATTATGACTATAAAGAAGCTGTAAAGACAATACCGCCTCATAGAATACTGGCGATAAATAGGGCAGAAAGGGAAAAATACATATCTGTAAAAATTGAGATAGATAGTGAAAGGATAATAAATAGGCTTATAGAATCAAAAGTAAATAAAGCTTCAATATTTGCAGAGTATTATAAGAAGGCAATTGAAGATTCCTATAAAAGGCTTATTGCACCTTCAATGGAGAGGGAAATAAGGAATACTCTTACGGAAAAAGCAGAAGAAAAGGCAATAATAGTTTTTAAAGAAAATCTAAAAAGTCTTTTACTCCAGCCGCCAATAAAAGGACACGTTGTTATGGGATTTGACCCAGCCTATAGGACAGGATGTAAAATTGCTGTTGTAGACGAAACCGGAAAACTCTTGGATACTGCTACAGTATATCCTACTCCTCCTCAAAATGATATTGAAAATTCTAAAAAGGTTTTAAAAGAATTAATAGAAAAATACAATGTCACTTTAATTGCTTTGGGAAATGGAACTGCTTCAAGAGAGAGTGAAATGTTTATAGCAGAACTTATAAAGGAACTTTCAAGAGAGGTAAAGTATGTGATAGTGAATGAAGCAGGTGCATCAGTCTATTCTGCTTCTCAAATAGGTACAGAGGAATTTCCTGATATAAACGTAAGTTTAAGAGGGGCTATCTCACTGGCGCGAAGGCTTCAAGACCCATTGGCAGAGCTTGTAAAAATTGATCCAAAGTCCATCGGGGTAGGACAATATCAACACGATGTAGACCAGAAAAAATTGGGAGATGCTTTAAACGGTGTGGTAGAAGATTGTGTAAACAGCGTAGGGGTTGATTTAAACACTGCATCAGTTTCTTTATTAAAATACGTTTCAGGGATAAATGCTACTATTGCCAAGAATATTGTGGAATATAGAAATCAAATAGGAAAATTTACAAATAGGGAGCAGCTTAAAAATGTAAAAAGGTTAGGAGAAGCCACTTTTACACAATGTGCCGGTTTTCTAAGGATTTTGGATGGAGACAATATCTTTGACTCAACAGCAGTTCACCCAGAGCGTTACGAAACCTTAGAAAATCTTTTGAAAAAATTTGGATATAAAAAAGAAAAATTAGATAGAAAAAAGTTAAAAGATTTTGCTAATTCTTTAGAAGAATACGGATTAAAGAAGATTTCAGAGGAATACGATATAGGACTTCCTACTCTTTATGATATAGTTTCAGAACTTAAAAAACCTGGAAGAGATCCCAGAGAGGATTTGCCTAAGCCAATTTTGAGGTCTGATGTAATGACTATAAATGAGCTAAAACCGGGCATGGAGCTTATGGGAACAGTTAGAAATGTCACTGATTTTGGCTGCTTTGTAGATATAGGGGTTCATACTGATGGGCTTGTCCACATTTCTGAAATGTCTCAAAACTACATAAAACATCCTCTTGATGTGGTTTCAGTGGGAGACATTGTAAAAGTGAGAGTTTTAAGTGTTGACGTTGAGAGAAATAGAATTTCTCTTTCAATGAAATAAAAAAATTTTTAATTGGTACCCCCTAAAAATTTATTTCTTCCTCCGAAATTATATAGTGAAAATAAGGTAAATCAAACAAAGGAGGAAGAGAGCATGAAGAAAATATTAGCTCTTGTGCTTATGGGGTTACTCGTTTTTTCTTCTGCTTTAACAGTCTATGCGAAGCCAGAGAAGGCGAAACATGAGCTAAAAATTAAAACAGAAACTAAAAATCAGTTAGAAGTCCAAACACAGGCGAGATTTGAACCTAAAGTAAAATTCGATGAATTTAAAGCAAAAGTATCTGTTAATGGAAAAGAAATTAAATTTGATGTGCCACCAGTTATAAAGGAAGGAAGGACGTTAATTCCTGTTAGAGCTGTAATGAATGGGTTAGGTGCAAAAGTGGAGTGGGACCAGGCAACAAATACTATTACAATTACAAAAGGTGATATAACAATTCAGTTTATTTTAGGTGAATCAAAAGTTTTAGTAAATGGTAAAGAAGTTTCTTTAGACGTTCCAGCGATGGAGATAAGCGATAGGACATTTGTGCCGATTAGATTTATATCAGAGATTTTAGGCGAAAAAATAAATTATGATGAAAAAACAGGAGATATAGAAATTGAAGAAAATGATCAAGCGGAAATAGAAAATAATTCTGACGAAACAACAGTATCTCAGGATGTGTACGGAAATACAAATGAGACAGTCACAAACAGTGTATACGGCACCGATGGAGAAGTAGAGGGAAATGATTAAAAAATACATAGGCAATTGGATGTTGCAAAACCGGCAGTAAAAGGCCGGTTCAGACTGTAGACAAACTTTCGTAAAGGAGATATTTTGCAATTGGTGTGACTTGTGACAAAGCGGTAACAAAACTTAGCAAGACCAAGGGCAGAGGCAGGGCCGAAGCCAAGGATGGCGGAGGCGGGCACCTTAAGGCATGGAGGCCGATTGTGCCCGGTACCCTGCCGGAGCCCGAAGGTCGAGCGTTAGTTTTGTCGCTTTGGAACATCGGAGCGACGATGCAAAATATCTCCTTTGAATATTTTTTAACTTTGTCAACAAACTGAAACGGCAATAAAAGGCCGGTTTTTTGCATATAAAGTTAGATTCTTAATGAGATTCTAATGTTTTACAGCTTGATAGTGCATGCACCTCAATATATAATAAAATATAGTTTAATAAATTTGCTGAGGTGTGGGTGGATGAAAATTAACAAAACTAACATAGTAAATTTAATTTTAATCGTCATTTTTGTCATTGCATTAATAGTGGCTATGGTGACTTTTGGGAAGAATTTAACTATACTAATTAACAGCCCCGATAAATTTAGACAGTGGATACACAGCTTTGGGAAGCTTGGAATTATTGTATTTATAGGAGTTCAAATACTTCAAGTGGTCGTATTTGTCATACCTGGAGAAGTAGTGCAAATTGCGGGGGGATACCTTTTTGGGACTTTTTTAGGTACTTTATATTCCGTCATAGGTATTACTATAGGTTCTCTTATTTGCTTTTTGATAGCGAGAGTTTTAGGTTATAATTTTGTGAGAAGTATTGTTTCAGAGGAAAATTTGGAAAAATTCGATTATATTATAAATAATCCTAAAGGGGAAGTTATCCTCTTTTTGCTATTTTTTATTCCAGGAATGCCAAAAGATGCTCTCTCATACATTGCAGGTATAACACCAGTTAAGTTTTATAACTTTTTTATAATCACTCTTTTTGCGAGACTTCCAGGAGTATTTTTTTCAGCATACATAGGGGCGAATTTGGGAAATAAAAATTACTTTATGGCAGGAGTCGTTGCAATTATCGCAGTATTATTGTTTTTAATAGGAGTTTATAAAAAAGATTTCATAATGGAAAAGTTAAAAAAACTTTAGCTGGACAAAAAATTTTAGCTGGATTTGTTCTGTAAATATAATGATTTCATAAAATCGTTTCCTTATGTTATAATTTTAATATATGATGGACTTAGGGGGGAATTACATGTATTTATTAAAAGGTGGAAAAGTTTTTACAATGGCCGGCAAAATTTATGAAAAAGGAGACGTGCTCATCGACGATGGGAAAATTGTTGATGTTGGAGAGGATTTGATTGCTCCTTTGGATGCAGAGGTGATTCACGTAGAAGGCTTTACAGTTATGCCGGGTTTAATTGATGCTCATTGTCATCTTGGAATGTGGGAAAATGCTATGGGGTTTGAAGGAGCAGATGGAAACGAAGCGACAGACCCTATAACTCCCCAACTTAGAGCGATTGATGGAATAAATCCAATGGATAAGTATTTTGAGGAGGCTTATCAAGCAGGGGTTACGACTGTTGCGACAGGTCCTGGCAGTGCTAATGTTATAGGAGGACAGTTTGCGGTTATAAAAACTTATGGTAAAAGAATAGATGATATGATAGTAAAAGAACCAGCAGCGATAAAAGTTGCTTTTGGTGAAAATCCCAAATCCGTTTACCATGAGCAGCATAAAATGCCTTCAACTAGAATGGCGGTTGCGGCTCTTTTAAGGCAAGAGCTTATAAAAGCTAAGGAGTACATGGAAAAGATGGAGCATGCAGAGGAAGACAAAAAGCCTGAAAGGGACTTAGGCCTTGAAGCATTGGTAAAAGTATTAAAGAGAGAAATTCCACTGAAAGCTCATGCT
This genomic window from Thermoanaerobacter uzonensis DSM 18761 contains:
- a CDS encoding Tex family protein, whose product is MDRVKETLKKEFNLKDFQVENTIKLIDEGNTIPFIARYRKEATGSLSDEVLRNFYDRLTYLRNLEEKKQDTIRLIDEQGKLTEEIKANIENATTLQEVEDIYRPFRPKRRTRATIAKEKGLEPLAKVISSNEVTDGDVEEYAKPYLNENVPTIEEAYQGAMDIIAEDISDDADIRKYIRSFTWNNGIIVTQALKEERSPYEMYYDYKEAVKTIPPHRILAINRAEREKYISVKIEIDSERIINRLIESKVNKASIFAEYYKKAIEDSYKRLIAPSMEREIRNTLTEKAEEKAIIVFKENLKSLLLQPPIKGHVVMGFDPAYRTGCKIAVVDETGKLLDTATVYPTPPQNDIENSKKVLKELIEKYNVTLIALGNGTASRESEMFIAELIKELSREVKYVIVNEAGASVYSASQIGTEEFPDINVSLRGAISLARRLQDPLAELVKIDPKSIGVGQYQHDVDQKKLGDALNGVVEDCVNSVGVDLNTASVSLLKYVSGINATIAKNIVEYRNQIGKFTNREQLKNVKRLGEATFTQCAGFLRILDGDNIFDSTAVHPERYETLENLLKKFGYKKEKLDRKKLKDFANSLEEYGLKKISEEYDIGLPTLYDIVSELKKPGRDPREDLPKPILRSDVMTINELKPGMELMGTVRNVTDFGCFVDIGVHTDGLVHISEMSQNYIKHPLDVVSVGDIVKVRVLSVDVERNRISLSMK
- a CDS encoding copper amine oxidase N-terminal domain-containing protein, coding for MKKILALVLMGLLVFSSALTVYAKPEKAKHELKIKTETKNQLEVQTQARFEPKVKFDEFKAKVSVNGKEIKFDVPPVIKEGRTLIPVRAVMNGLGAKVEWDQATNTITITKGDITIQFILGESKVLVNGKEVSLDVPAMEISDRTFVPIRFISEILGEKINYDEKTGDIEIEENDQAEIENNSDETTVSQDVYGNTNETVTNSVYGTDGEVEGND
- a CDS encoding TVP38/TMEM64 family protein, producing MKINKTNIVNLILIVIFVIALIVAMVTFGKNLTILINSPDKFRQWIHSFGKLGIIVFIGVQILQVVVFVIPGEVVQIAGGYLFGTFLGTLYSVIGITIGSLICFLIARVLGYNFVRSIVSEENLEKFDYIINNPKGEVILFLLFFIPGMPKDALSYIAGITPVKFYNFFIITLFARLPGVFFSAYIGANLGNKNYFMAGVVAIIAVLLFLIGVYKKDFIMEKLKKL
- a CDS encoding amidohydrolase: MYLLKGGKVFTMAGKIYEKGDVLIDDGKIVDVGEDLIAPLDAEVIHVEGFTVMPGLIDAHCHLGMWENAMGFEGADGNEATDPITPQLRAIDGINPMDKYFEEAYQAGVTTVATGPGSANVIGGQFAVIKTYGKRIDDMIVKEPAAIKVAFGENPKSVYHEQHKMPSTRMAVAALLRQELIKAKEYMEKMEHAEEDKKPERDLGLEALVKVLKREIPLKAHAHRADDIFTALRIAKEFNVDITIDHCTDGHLIVDELVKENAKVIVGPSLSERSKIELVNLSFKTAGILSKAGLTVAIMTDHPVIPLNYLPLCAALAVKDGMDEMEALKAITINPAKILRVDDRVGSIEKGKDADIVVFDGDPLEVKTRTKYVFINGKLVHKA